In Streptomyces alboniger, the following are encoded in one genomic region:
- a CDS encoding DUF2469 domain-containing protein, translating to MSAEDLEKYETEMELKLYREYRDVVGLFKYVIETERRFYLTNDYEMQVHSVQGEVFFEVSMADAWVWDMYRPARFVKQVRVLTFKDVNIEELNKSDLELPGG from the coding sequence AGACCGAGATGGAGCTGAAGCTCTACCGGGAGTACCGCGATGTCGTCGGTCTGTTCAAATACGTGATTGAGACCGAGCGGCGTTTCTACCTCACCAATGACTACGAGATGCAGGTGCACTCGGTCCAGGGTGAGGTGTTCTTCGAGGTGTCCATGGCGGACGCCTGGGTGTGGGACATGTACCGGCCCGCTCGGTTCGTGAAGCAGGTGCGGGTGCTCACGTTCAAGGACGTGAACATCGAGGAGTTGAACAAGAGCGATCTTGAGCTGCCGGGGGGCTGA
- a CDS encoding YraN family protein, with translation MNARGALGKYGEDLAARRLVEAGMTVLERNWRAGRTGEIDIVAMDGEALVVCEVKTRRAGLVGSAVFEHPMAAVGQIKAERLRRLAERWIEERGGPPPGGVRIDLVGVLLPRRGAPVVEHARGVA, from the coding sequence ATGAACGCACGGGGAGCACTCGGCAAGTACGGCGAAGACCTGGCCGCGCGGCGGCTGGTCGAAGCGGGGATGACGGTCCTTGAGCGCAATTGGCGCGCGGGCAGGACCGGTGAGATCGACATCGTGGCGATGGACGGCGAGGCACTCGTCGTCTGCGAGGTCAAGACGCGCAGGGCGGGCCTGGTCGGCTCCGCGGTGTTCGAGCACCCGATGGCGGCCGTGGGCCAGATCAAGGCGGAGCGGCTTCGGCGCCTGGCGGAGCGCTGGATCGAGGAGCGCGGCGGCCCACCGCCGGGAGGCGTTCGCATCGACCTGGTCGGCGTGCTGCTTCCGCGGCGCGGCGCTCCCGTGGTCGAGCACGCGCGGGGGGTGGCCTGA